GATGGCGTACAGAACTGACAGCAAGCCGCAGGCGATGACGGCGGTAATAATGGTCATTGCCGGATTTTCCTCGATTGTTGGCCCAAAAGAACCCCTCCCTGGGCCGTTGGAACGGAGACGGATGCCGCGCTTGGAATCCACCTCTTGGTTGGGGTATGCGAAACAAGGCTTGGAACGTCAAGATATTGTTCGGTTTTTGCCCGGCTTTCGCCCAAAAGAAGAAGGCGGGAATCGTTGTGCCAGCGCGAGCCTGGAATTAGATCGATTGAAATGACGTTGGGTCCGGCTGCTCAGGATCGGTCCGTGGCGAGGTTGGCGGCTGACGGATCGGCGCTTTGCAAATGCTCAATGCCAAGCATATCTTCCGGGTGGACAGGAGTTGATCAATGAAGTTCAAAGCTATCGTGCACGAAGCGGAAGAAGGTGGATTCTGGGCCGAGGTTCCCGCCATTCCGGGATGCGCAACCGAAGGAGAAACCCTGGACGAACTCATGGCAAATCTGCGTGAGGCAATTGAAGGCTGCCTTTCGGTAGATCTGCCGTCTTCGGTCACTTCAGTTCCCGGCAAGGTGGTGGAAATCGCAGTTTGAAATCCATTTCGGGCAAGGATCTGGCCAGGGCCATTGAGCGGCGAGGCTGGCAACTTCTGCGAATAGCAGGCAGCCATCATATTTATGGAAAAGAGGGAAGCATTG
This region of Mesorhizobium sp. M2A.F.Ca.ET.046.03.2.1 genomic DNA includes:
- a CDS encoding type II toxin-antitoxin system HicB family antitoxin: MKFKAIVHEAEEGGFWAEVPAIPGCATEGETLDELMANLREAIEGCLSVDLPSSVTSVPGKVVEIAV
- a CDS encoding type II toxin-antitoxin system HicA family toxin — its product is MKSISGKDLARAIERRGWQLLRIAGSHHIYGKEGSIVRLSIPIHGNKPLKTGLVRHLLKMAEISETDV